One Glandiceps talaboti chromosome 2, keGlaTala1.1, whole genome shotgun sequence genomic region harbors:
- the LOC144449200 gene encoding galectin-8-like, translating to MAYPPPQQPYYGQQGYPPYQPQEPYQAPVPPVVNPKIPFTGQIQNGMRPGKMITINGSVPRNCDRFTINLQIGASTQPRADIPFHFSVRVKQGVLVRNTLENEKWQKEERNVPFYPFKAGDNFEMMILAEKNEYKVAVNGKHLIGYVHRVKPLKKIDTLAIAGDVKIYSIKYEGGEKGGPPAQHGRPGHHQPPGHAHGHPGHHHHGNPAFPPPAAVPPPMPQAHAGGTIMNPTLPYSCTIPGGMYPGRMIFINGIVLNNPDRFRVNFGERGKELSRSLPFHFNSRPRESAIVCNTRKDNGWGTEERRAPYFPFTANTNFEIIFLCQPDCFKVAVNGRHLLEYAHRISYSQIDRIDIGGDIRVTQIRFQ from the exons ATGGCGTACCCGCCCCCACAGCAGCCTTACTATGGTCAACAAGGCTACCCACCGTATCAACCCCAAGAACCGTATCAAGCACCAGTGCCACCAGTCGTAAATCCT AAAATTCCTTTTACTGGTCAAATTCAAAATGGTATGAGACCAGGTAAAATGATTACAATTAATGGAAGTGTACCAAGGAATTGTGATAG ATTCACAATAAATCTCCAAATTGGCGCGTCTACACAGCCTAGAGCTGATATACCGTTCCACTTCAGTGTGAGAGTGAAACAAGGGGTACTCGTCAGAAACACCCTGGAAAATGAAAAGTGGCAAAAAGAAGAACGCAATGTTCCCTTCTACCCCTTTAAAGCTGGCgacaattttgaaatgatgatTCTGGCTGAGAAAAATGAATATAAG gTTGCTGTGAATGGCAAACATCTCATTGGGTATGTGCATCGTGTAAAACCTCTGAAGAAGATTGATACTTTGGCCATTGCTGGAGATGTCAAAATTTATTCTATCAAATATGAGGGTGGTGAAAAG GGGGGTCCACCTGCTCAACATGGACGCCCTGGACACCACCAACCACCAGGCCATGCACATGGACACCCCGGACACCATCACCATGGTAACCCAGCTTTCCCACCACCAGCAGCAGTACCACCACCAATGCCACAAGCACATGCTGGGGGTACAATCATGAATCCA ACCTTGCCATACTCCTGCACCATTCCTGGAGGAATGTATCCGGGTAGAATGATCTTTATCAATGGTATCGTTCTCAACAACCCTGATAG GTTTCGAGTCAATTTTGGTGAAAGAGGAAAGGAGCTGAGTCGGAGTTTGCCCTTCCATTTCAATTCCCGGCCCCGTGAGTCTGCTATAGTGTGTAACACAAGAAAAGATAATGGATGGGGTACAGAGGAAAGGAGAGCTCCATACTTTCCATTTACGGCAAATACCAATTTTGAAATCATCTTTCTGTGTCAGCCAGATTGCTTCAAAGTTGCAGTTAACGGACGCCATCTATTGGAGTATGCCCATCGTATCTCATACAGTCAGATTGATAGGATTGATATCGGTGGTGATATCAGAGTGACACAGATTCGCTTCCAGTAA
- the LOC144453461 gene encoding UPF0696 protein C11orf68 homolog — protein sequence MATYMDDDEDRMDEDQDVPMSEDVQTESNLHKFSSSNYHSDTRPLMAEDYAAQSLAADMDEWITYDHKADNPEASFQEFIINNKPSTVSRLSGVGWIFVESPSRQISEDETGDVIGLQEQWELLQNSGRPINYHTIFDLAKAHDVLNGKWLMHMDPGFKTDHAWEMVAKATVQGQLGCSAKVSPFDPTKPYSRHVICVYNNDFTDKQAVYELEDKIRSVGIKCHLSYKPDVYTYLGIYRNNKWQIRPTIYESIYTLHKGSRIDPLYE from the exons ATGGCAACATATATGGATGACGATGAAGATCGTATGGACGAAGACCAAGATGTTCCGATGTCTGAAGATGTGCAAACTGAAAGCAACTTGCATAAATTTTCATCGAGTAATTACCATAGCGACACAAGGCCCTTGATGGCTGAAGATTATGCAGCACAATCCTTGGCAGCCGATATGGATGAATGGATCACATACGACCACAAGGCAGACAACCCGGAAGCGTCGTTTCAGGAGTTTATAATAAACAATAAACCGTCTACAGTTTCAAG ACTGTCAGGAGTTGGCTGGATTTTTGTCGAGAGTCCAAGTCGTCAAATTTCAGAAGATGAAACAGGTGATGTGATAGGCTTACAGGAACAATGGGAACTACTACAAAATTCTGGCCGTCCAATCAACTACCATACCATATTTGATCTGGCTAAAGCACACGATGTACTGAATGGCAAATGGCTGATGCATATGGACCCTGGCTTCAAAACGGATCATGCATGGGAAATGGTTGCTAAGGCAACTGTTCAGGGACAATTAGGATGTAGTGCAAAAGTGAGTCCCTTTGATCCAACAAAGCCTTACAGCAGACATGTGATATGTGTGTACAATAATGACTTTACTGATAAACAAGCAGTGTACGAACTGGAAGACAAAATCCGCAGTGTCGGCATCAAATGCCATCTAAGCTACAAGCCAGATGTCTACACATACCTTGGTATTTACAGAAACAACAAGTGGCAGATTAGGCCTACAATTTATGAAAGCATATATACATTACACAAAGGATCCCGCATTGACCCTCTTTATGAGTGA